The DNA window AGTGATGCATTTCCCTTCATAATAGTTATCTGGCAGCTGGCGAGCCACAAAGGTTGTGAGAAAACACAGTAAGGCCAGAAGGACATCAAACCCAAATATGGAGCACAGAAACTCTATAGAACCTTCATTGCATTCAAAGATGATCTTTACATTTTGAGGTTCAATGTTCTTGTACACCCTCGGAGGCTCCAACACCAAGTAAGCTGAGCATACACCAATCTCCCCTAAAACACAGATCAGCACAATGAGTTTTCGAATAATGGGGTGCATGGATGTAAGCCGAGTTTTGGATACAGAAATCCTGTAGGCAAAAAAGAGTGAAATAGTCTTTCCAAGGATGGAAGACAGACAAAGGCAAAAGCCCAGTGCCAGAGTGGTCTGGCGGGCCATGCAGGACCAGTTGAGTGGCTTGCCTATGAAGAGCATGGATGAGAGCAAGGTGATGACCAGAGACATCTGAATGAGGAAACTCAGCTCCCGGTCATTGGCCTTCACCAACGGAGTGTGCCTGTGGATCACATACACCACGATGACTGCCAAGACCACAAGTGCCCCAAAGATGGAGAGGATGACAAGGGTGAACCCCAGGGCCTCCTCATAAGCGAGGAACTCTACTTCCTTCGGCACACACTTGCTCTTCTGTGCATTGGACCAGTCATCTTCCCCACATGGATCACATTCCCTTTGGCCTATTGAGAAAGAGCAGAGAATTGATTGCAAGAAAAGCCACTTGTCACTTTTAACTGTGAACAGTCCAGCTAAAGACTTgagcaaggggtgtgtgtgtgtgtgcattgattTTAAAATTAGTAGTGGAAAATGGCCTTGGTGCCTACAAATGCTGTGACAGACTgagaattgtttttaattttaggaattgAGCATTTCTTCCCAATCTCAGGCTTTCTTGAATTGGTCTTTTCCAGTGATgtgctcttctctttctcctccatctatCTATTGAGGAAAGAGGCACGTGTCCTTATCAACCCCAGAACCACCCACCAATGAGAAAGTCACAGCTACTGAGGTGAAATAATCAAAAGGACTGGGACACAGCTGGTTAAACCCCTGGTGTTTTCAGTTCCTCAGTCAATATCTCCTCGTGAAAGAGAATCCTGTATGTGCCCATCCAAATGTCCCCAACTCCAGATACTCATTTGAATGAGTGGTGAGGATGAGGATAGGAAGGAAAACTAACCACCAACCATGGTCCCTGAGGCTAAGAAGGCTAAGTCTGTCTGGATGGAGGCTCTTAGAGGAAGCACTGGTGAACAAGAAAGGCTACTTGAGGTGAGGGTGTGACAGATGAGGGAATGGATTACTCAATGTTAATTTAAAGGTCCAGGTAAAGACTAGTGTTCCCTGTCAGTCACTCTGACTCCTGGTCTGGACATCTCTGGATGGAATTCTGGGTAGAGACTGGGGACCTGTAGCCAGGGTGTTGTGCAGGTTACAGGATGCTTGTTTTCCATCCCAGACCATTGTATCCTTCTTACATGGTTACTATTAAGGGTCATGTGACAAAAGACAAGTGCATTTTTTGttccttcaacaacaacaaaaagtagaaatataaataaatgtgctcCAACGCACTTCACAAAACCAAGCTGCCTAAGTCACCTCCAGAAAGCAGCAACTGAGCAAGCTGTTGTAGGAGTTCATGCAGCAGCAGCTGCACAATGCATGTGTTCTCAGTGCTTAGAACCTTAAGACAAGTGGGTGACTGTTCTCAGACTATAATGAGTGTTGAGTCTATTTTAGAAACAAGTAGTTGGAAGattttatgaatttattcatattttacattttatgtattttgtttggtgtttaCTCATGAACTTCATGGTAGTAGGTCTTTTTTGACTTCAGAAATGAGAACTAATGTATGTCTTTATTCATACTGCATATTGGATAATTTTAGGGGTTCCATGAATTTTGTTATAGGCTGCTTATATCTCTTCATAAAAAGGATTTGCATGGATCTCTCTGACAACACTTGGTTATTCTAAGTTTGTTACTACCAAGGAAAAAAAGGACCATCTGTACCTGGTTTCTCTGACACATATCCATCAGGACACGGGATGCAATCAAAGCAACATATGGGTTGCCCCTGGCGAATCCCCTTCCGGGTCCCTGGAGAACATAGTTTTGTGCATACTGAATCTGGAAGCTAGGAAAGATAAAGACAATAGGTATAACAAAGCCTTATTTGTGTAACCAAGAACGTTTTCAGTTGTATTTCCAAAGAGCTGTGTGTCCTGTTTATAGAGGAGATGAACCCAGGACAGTGAGTGAAGATATCAGACAAAACATGACAATATGGGCAGCCTAGAAAGAACTTCTACTGAAGAACAGTCTTGTGATTGACTCTGGAAATGCCGAACAAACTCTAATGACTTCTTTGTCATCTTGGTGATCAAGACCAAACTAATATCACGTGAGATGCTGCGGATGGGCCAGTTTGCTAAATCTGTTCCTGTTTTGATGAAGCCTGTGATTCCAATAATTGTTGTCAGCTCCTGAAAGATATTTATTGTCAGTAAAGGCATCCCCAAATATTCCTTATTATAGTTAGACATCTATAATTGACTTGTAGAAAAGTAGGCCTGTTCCATGAGAAAAATCCTAAAGGTAAAAAGACACTATAGAGAAGGCATAGCTTGAAATGTTTTCTTGCTATCTACATTTAGAAATTTCAGTAGGAACCGTAGGcctcttcatatttttaaattctacatGGATATGCACCTTGAAATCCAGAATAAATTTGACATTTGTTAATCAGTTATATATAAATCTGGGGAGATAATTATTTACAGGAtagataaaatacattttctgagCTAGGCGTAGTgatagcttgagctacatagtaagacctcagctcaaaaaacaaaaacaaacaaataaacaaacaaaaaaccaaaacaacaacctaGAGATGTTAAGCCTACAAAACCATATACCATTTAAGGCATAGTATGCATTTTTGGTGCTACTGGTAAACTTTAAATTCGTTTGAATTACCTATAAAATAActtcattatataaatataactcCAATTTTAATAgagaagattaaaataaaattactatgtTCTATTGAAACATTCTCAAAATATCAATACATTGAtaaattatgttaaaattttCATGAATTTTAGTGTTACATGGATTCTTTAAACTCTAGGAAAACAACAATATGGAAAAATGTGTTACACTAAGGAAATTGATTTGTAATAGTGTAAAAACTTTaggtgttttacatttatttagtacctcaaaagaataaatttctttctatatataaataaaaaatatggcaGACCAACTAACCCTTGAAGATTCAGTGTTCCAATAAAATGTTGAGTTCTTTGGAATAATGAGTTCAAAATTTGTATCTTGGAATTTGTATTCTCCAATTTTGACAAAGGCAATTTCCCCAGCATTATCCATTTGCCAATTGAGGATATCATAATATCCACTTTCTGGATCTCCATTGGTGTCAAACTTTATTTCCCTTCCATCATGGGTAGTAAATTTCAAGTTTTTAAAGTAATTCAATAGctaagaaggaagagggaggaaaaaaaagaaaaaaagcaatgtgtaaacattttattacttagaaaataaagatttataaGGAAAGTAGATTTGAACTCATATGTAATTATGGAATTCTATTTTACTCTTTTGCCacctctattattttttttttttttttggtctttcgagacagggtttctctgtgtagctttgcacctttcctgggtctcgctctgtaaaccaggctggccttgaactcacataggtctgcctgcctctgcttcctgagtgctgggattaaaggcgtgcaccatcactgctcGGCTGCCACCTCTATTTTTGTTACCAACTCTGATATCCTCTAGCTACAGGTGGCAATTCAAACATAAAAAGTGGTTGGCTAAATTGAGATGTGCTATGCATGTAATATGCATGCTGGATTATAAAGATGTAAAAAGAATGGAAGCTACCTAATTAATAAtttaacattattattttaatgtcatGACAACACATTAAATTATGACAACACATTAAATAGTATTTTAGAGATATTGGGTTAAATAATTTGCTTCATTTAATTTTACCTGTTTTTCCTTAATGTTGGCCACTGGTAAATTTTAACTTACCTCGGGTACATATTAAAATTGTGTGTTTTTGTTAGATTAACATAAGATTATACTAAGACTTAGCAGTATTATGTCTCCATAGTAAGAGACAGGagaatatttagaatatttttcagTCTTCTTACCTTTCCCCCTCCCACTTGCCCTGTGTAAGGTTACTAAGGTCCACAActatttctttcctttgaaaatCTCACAGTCTTGTGGAGAGACTAGACCATCAGGCACGGAAAGTTAAATTCAACAGAGTTTACATTATTGTTACGTAGCAGTTTTCCCCAAATTAAAACATTTCATCCTTGTAGAGGAGCTCTTAAAGTAgtaaggtaaacaactcaaaacagcttcaggaagttcctgaaactgaccagatccaCTAGGTCCCTTCTGGTCAGAGTAAGCAACGAATGCTAAGAGTCCTACTCAGACTAATTGAGCTGAAGTATGAAGAAGACTCAAACAAGCCAAGCTTCAAAGGAGACTCCTGAAATCAGTCCATCTGCTGGGAAGACACAGAAATCAGCTGGCCTGCCTGGAAGATGTTTAGACcaacttggaaaggacactctttTGAGTTGCCTGAACGTTGTGGGATATTTACACACTGTGTGAAGGTATATTGCTGTGTTTGGTGTAACAAAAaactgaacaaccaatagctaggcaagaggtataggcaggatttccggggatagaaaggaagaggaagaagaatcttGGCATgtaggagatgccaggagacatggaTAAGAAAGAGGagatgcaagatgaaagagaggtaacaccatgtgaTATAATGTAGATTAAtttaagtgggttaatttaagttataagagctagttaggaagaAGGCTatgctataggctgagctttcataactaatcaGAAGTCTCTGtttcattatttgggagttggctggcAGGACAAGAAAGAATACAAGGcaggtgatgtatatgctgatccctaTGCTATGGGAACAGCTCTGGAATTAGATGAGACATGATATATCTTGTTGCCTatagagtcctcatgacttattattattcATATGTCATGGATAGAgatttggttatacagtccaaacatacttataaagttaacagatgccttttacatgctcaaacacaaaacaaaaaatcatctttaactgacttgtgtaCACTGCACactccatacttgtgttaatgcagatatatatgtgtgtgtatatatgtatcatttaaaagtttatgtgttctTTTCAGAGTAAGGGGACTAGATacaaataaagacaagtagccaggtgatccagcctctcagaatgcctctgttgtagtttccccaaaattctgcatccagaacaacttcaaagctgcttgTTGAAATGTTCCAGCCTCAAACACAACTCCATCAAGGACCTCaaataagccctgaactttcccattacacagaaactggacaacaaataatacagctagctctcacaggacttgaccattatcccaattttctcgtGATTTTGTAAAGATGCCATTGCTTCCAGAGAGCATGAAgaagtctagagaacatgacactcacattcccaagagataggGTAggtggtttttgttcattttgtgggttatagatgtttgtcatcatttaggggggttggttacacattgttattggtaatggtcagaaaaaagctgaacaaaagacATTAGATTTAAGGacctttttctgaagggaaaagggggggatatagtatagaaatgatggggtaAAAAGGATGAATTGTTGAATTAAACAatcactagtctcaaatattttatattggtatagatttttgtatattgatacaaatttaaggttatttttgttttaacatactatatatatgtttctactctgtttaagatattgtacctatgcagctctttaaaaaatataatgtaaagttttagtccttgagacctatttaggataataaagaaagacaggttagtagttaatTATCTATACAAATCaagcttatagtcatgttaggtatgttttcaagatcagagacatattttaaatagatagatggtcttcaaacctatggcctttaaaatgttttaacaacataagactttttatgacagtgagacacatctgctcctggcagcaccaatttacttcaaaaaaggtgatgggcatcaaagaacctccatatggagtttgctttctttgtgccAAAATTAGCCACTGggtgccttgactgctgacagtatgatgTCCAAATTgtataagcaggacacaaaagaaggtgactgccaaAATTTGCAcaaacaaggtaggacagtccttcaaaatatTTGCatcacaaaaaagtctgtcagatattctaggcctgtaggccaaagatggatgctccagtgttgcagaggaaacttgggtgactatccaggcagccagatgtttctgtcatttctatagttttggaatttgcttgctctgcacttcctgtttactcaggcaaTATGtcctcaggtctttgatggggtttaAGAGcaaatagttatagttacagttttccttgttaccaaattcagaaaagaaatttatataagagatgtaaagtttatacggttgagaaacataaaagcttgaGTTTTTCATCTAAGgagatgttttaaggtctaaaaaggtatttttggatggtaatataagttatgatagaaaatggtttaggtataaaactttggactcactaaggtAGGATAGATAATAtagtactttctccaaatttgccaaatacaaatggagtGGATATTATGAATGTAATTCTGATTTGATAATTGttgttattgtatatagttttactatgttagagttaaaatctttcctttttatttagacaaaaaggagggaatgttgtgggatatttgtacactgtgtgaaggtgtattgctgtgattgatgtagtaaaaagctgaacggtcaatagctaggcagtaggttataggcaggatttctgggaagaaaaaggaagagaaggaggaatctaggcatgtaGGAGATTCCAGGAGATAcagaaggaaacaggaggtgcaagatggaagagaggtaatgccatgtgatagaacatagattaatataaatgagttaatttacattataagagctagttaggaagaagcctaagctatagggtgagctttcataattaataggaagtctctgtgtcattatttgggagttgtCTAGAGGGGCAGAGAGACTCATTACAGAAAGCTGTACAGTATGCTCCAGGTTCCCcatttttgtgagctgtcactcatgctaaTGTAGGCCTTGGTGATGcagttgtctttgagtcatttctgctcctttaagtaacccctcacccatattcctttaAGTAACCTCAGTAAAATTTATTGGCTCACTAAGTTGGACTTTAGAGGTGTCCATACTtttggtctgttgtgggctccctatctggagtgagtagatgTATGTgttacatctccccaggaaaagttttgtctcACAACAGTTGCTATTGTAGAAAGACTGTTGAAAGTACTTAGGGGAGGCAATAGCTGATTAACTTAGGAAATTGGAAGCTCTTCATTTCTCAGAAAGTGTCCATTTTATCTGGGCTATAAAAGAGTAGCAGGAAATTGTTTTGAGAGTATGTCTCTGAATTCTATGCTTCCACAGTGCAGAAAAGGACATGGCAGTTCATGGGACTGGTGTTAAACCTACAGGATCAAAGATAGACATTGACAAGAATCCTATGAGAAAATAACCTTTCTCTAACTCACGCTTTACCTCATTAACTTTAAATAGGTAAGAACATGCTTTCTTTAGCATTAAGGCAACCCATCACATGGGGCATATCCTTGATCTTCATCTACACTTGGATTTCTCAAAGGATCTTGTGTGGTTACCGGCTCTCCACAAGCCAGTTAAGTTTCCAGGAGCTGGTAGAAAGAGCCTGAATAATGGTTTCTAAAGATCTAAAGTCTTTTGGTTCTGTTAAATATTGTGACCTTAAGTAAGGCACACACTTATCAACTATTATTTGCCTGGTTTGTGAAGAGGAGATAATTATTCTTCCCAGTTTTTTTTCATAGGGATTAAGGGTACATACCTGAAAGAATTTACTAAGTGAATATACTAAGAAAGTATTTTAGTCACTACTCACTCCTAGAGCTACTTTCTGTCACATGGCCTCTGATTTCTCTTCTGCCCTTTTCATGTCTAGTCTTCTCAAGTGAAATGAAATATGTCAGAAATCATGAAAACTTAACTTTCATTGCCAAGTCCATGAAATGTTCTCCCCCCATAAAAAAGTCAAGCAAATAAATTGTCCAAGACTTCCACACTCTGACCCTTCACTAGACCAGCCTTCCCACAGTTCCACCTGCATGTCAGTTCTGGATGGTAGGACACAGTTCTCTACCATCATATGTTTCTCAAGAATTTAGAAATGCCAGGTGAGTATTGGGCGTGTGTCTAATCCCAGAGATTGATACAAATTACATAGTGTGGACTTGTctcagagggagaagaaggggaaggaacaggagaagtaaaacaagaagaagacaaggaggcagaaggatttagAAATGTCCAAGTAAATAACAGAATTTCAAAGGGTTCCTAGCCATGCCTGTTGGTAGGATAAGCTTAAAACATAAGTAgactgtgtatttattttggttttgttaaaCAAATACTTTATATTGACACATTTATCAGGCTTTCCTGTTTATATATTATTCTATACTGTAAggacctaattttttttttaacttgttgaCATATGGTGCTATGGACAATCCTGGCTATGGACAACTACTGACTTTCATCTTGACACTATGTGGTCTCTAGACTATCTTTAAATATCACTTGCAATAATTGTTTCTTTGAGCAAATTTAAGTTTAGCATTTCACTGTCCAGATAAGCTATACGGTTATTATTCAGCATGCAGGAGTATTCTTAATCATGACAAAAGTATTCAAAGGACTTATAAAATGATATCTTTGACATCTAAAGTATAATTTAATTTATCATTGTATATTTATCACAGCTTTCTTGATACCAATGAACGTATTTGTCCTAATAGttttgttctattactgtgacaaatatcatgaccaaaagcaagaagaaagagttatttggtttacatttccaGGTCACAATCCACAGTTgatggtgtagctgaagttttctctagtcttgcctggcccacagtcaggacaaatctctctcacccgccagtcctgcagccactcagacccaaccaagtaaacacaaagagacttatattatttacaaactatatgacctaatggctcaggcttttagctatctagttcttatatcttaaattaacccatatctattagtctataagttgccatgtggctcgtggcttaccagtacctaacatctcacttttcatggcggcggctggcagtgtctctctctctctcttagccttccactttccagaattctcctctctccttgtcccggctatacttcctgcctggctactggccaatcagtgttttatttattaaccaatcagagcaacacatttaacatacagaacatcccacagcatgatggAAATAGGGTTAAGAACCTAGAGGCATAACCACAGAGATATGCTGCTTTCTGGTGTGCTTTGTAGCGTATGATgacttatttttcttataaagtcTAGTCCCACCAGGCTAGAGATGGTGCCACTCAAAGTGGACTGAGCCCTCCTATACCAATCATCAGGCAAGACAAGCTCTTACAGACACAGGGCAATAAGATCTGGGAAATTCTTAAACTGAGGGTCCTTCTTCCTAGGTAATTCTAGGTTGGGTCAAGTTGATAATAAAACTCTAATCAGCATCCCTGGCATTCGGATCCTGCTTCGTTTCTAAGTTCCATGTTAGTAACTGGAAATGGCACACTCTACAGAAATAGTTGACATTAAAGCTGGGACAGAGAAAGCACAGATGAAGCTGTAATGTTTGGAAGTTTCAAAAACAGGAAGTTCTTGGAAATGATAGAGGGAATGTTAATAAAAGGAGGAAGAGCTGATGTTAACACGCAAAGTGGCTTCCAACAATCAAATCTGTGAGCTTTTGGCAGCAGAATAAATAACTCATAGGATAGAAATTTCCTTGAATCTATCTTGATATCCAGAATTGGTAGAGTAAAAAATAGAAGTCCAGATAACACGTGGATGGAATGAGGGAAATGGCAAAAGAATCATTTTTCAAGCAGCAGAGGACGAGGTATTTAGggcaagaattattttaaatggaTGATTAAATTGGAAAGGGAAAATATGATGAAAAATATGAGAGTTTTACCGCTGGAAAATATTCCCTAGCAAGGTAATtcctgttgttattttgttttgagagagggccTTACTCGGTATCTCTAGtgttcctagaactcacagtatAGCCAGTGTTAGAATTGAACCCATGGCAATACTGTCTCAGCTAGAATagaaggcatgagtcaccacacttGACTCCCACAAGATAACTATTAATTCAGTAGAGAAACAGTATTTTTCTGGTGAGAAAAATGGTGGCATCACTTAACAGCAATAATGAAAGATAATTATATCATTTGAACTCTGATATGCAATGTTTAAGGACAcaattagggctggagaaatgtctcagatATTTTTAGAACTTGTTGATCTTGAAGATGACcaagatttgattcccagcacagatatggcagctcataattgcctataactccagttccaggtgagtcaatgccattttctgacctccaagggcatttgggatgcatgtggtacacacacatacatgcagacaaaacatttatatgcataaaataaaatgaaccccTATCTCCAAAAAGACACAATATCATctctgttatttttttccatataaagtgtATGTCAACCTAATCATGATAAAAAATTAGACAAGCCCAACTTGAAAATCAGTCTTAAAATCAGCCTGACCAGTGCTGATTAAAAGTGCCAAGGATAAGGGGTTGGAGGAATAgatcagtggctaagagcatttgttgctctttcagaggacccaggtttggttctaagcacccacatggtgcttcccaactatctataactctagttccaggggatctgagctcccttttctgacctctgtgggtgtAGCCATGCTTGTGGTGCACTTAAgtgcacacaggcaaacactcatgcacattaagtaaagtaaaataaaataaaactttaaaacaaaatatcaagaaTAAGAAAAACACTCAAAGAACGTCATAGATGGGATGGTGAGACTGGGAGGACTAAGAAGAGCTGGCACTGATGCCGTAGGCCAATTCATACATGAAAGTCAAGGGGATATATGAGGGTCCCAGCCACTGTGGCCTCTATTAAATGGACAGAGTGTGATACAAGAGTAAAGAAATGATGATCAGGCAAGGAAGAAGTGACAAGTTAGAGATGCTAAGTGGACCTCCTGCAGGGCTGACAGGGCCAGGGCAGGGATGCTCAAGCTCTGTATTTCTAGTCAGAGGGAGGTAAGAATGGAAATAAGCAGGAAATCTTGGGTGAGACCACTCACCACCATGAATTGTTTGACAGGAGTTGAAGGACAGGCAATGTGGATGTGACTCTCCCAGATAACCCCCTATAATCTTCACCCCCTGACATCCATGCTTTTGTGTGACTCCTCCTATATTGTACGAAGACTTCATCTTCTAGTTTTTCCTTGAAGATAGATAAGACCAATGATTAAAATGAAAGTCCTGGAGTGTGAAGAAAACTGTATATAATGCCCAGGAATCATCCTAAACTGGAGGAACATACATGTCTTTGCCTGCTATGAACATGATATTTTTGGACCCAAGTATTTATCttagattacaattcccatattgtatacagagaacagaaaaagtgaAGAAACCAGAGTCACTAAATCATACTCTTCTCCTAGATACCTTTAATTTTAGTTTCTGTGAAGAAAAACACCCTATTTTGTAAAAGgcattattataatttattttgtgggACAAGATTTTTAATCATTGACAACAAATCTAATAATTTAGTAACAAACAAGGACTTAAAATGAACAACCAAGCCATTCAGGCAAGCCATTATGGTAAGTGCTGATGCTATAAAATTGTATGGAAGCAGATCAGCAGTTTTAATGGGATGAATTTCGCAGCAAAAACTTGATTTTTCCTTATGCTATATCATAGGGTAAAATAACTTACCTCCCTGGGCTCAAAGTCAGGCATATATGaacattgtgtttcttttttatctaGTTCATCCAAGTCACATCTGCTGAGACGATCCAGGGCATAAGCCATAGCATACACAGCTTGTTTGACATTGTTCGTGATTCTGAGCTGAGATATATCCAGATAGGTATTGTTCAGGTcttccagcccctcctctccaGTGCAGAGCTGATCAGACATGTCATACAGTCTGTCTTCTTTGCCAGTCATGTTCACTCTGTGGTCCACATTGTAAGGCACACTGCTGTTGGGCCAGGTGCAGTTAAAAGCAGTTTGCCAGAATTCAATGGTCAAGGTATCATTTGGATCCTTGCTAGGGTGTATATCATAAAGAAATTCTTTTAATCCTGGTATAACGGCTCTTGGTACTGCAAATCCAATACTTCCTCCAAAATATGGAAAGTACTCTGGCTTTGCAATGAGGGCTGAGGTAATCCAGGCTTCGCTGGCTATCCATGTCCTATCAGTTATGTTATGATGAATCATTTCCAGCACAAAGGGGCTGAGGTCAATGTCGGTTGTAAAAAGCACAACAACTCTGGCAGTGGAACTCTTTATTGCATTAACagcttttttcattttctcattggAGTAGACTTTGGGAATGGTTTCAGAGAAAGCAACACAGAGGTTGGCAGTCTCCATTTTTTCCCTAAAGGATTTTACTCCATATTTTCCATAATCATCATCAGCTGCAATAGCACCTACCCAGACCCAACCGAAGTGTTTGATAAGATTCACCATGGCCTCAGACTGGATCTTATCACTGGGTATTACACGAAAATAAGATGGAAACTGGAATTTGTCACTAAGAAttgggcaggaggaagtatagccCACCTacaattgaaaatatttatagttactaGGAAGCCAGAGCCAAATCTTAAACGACAGCTTCAGAATATTCTGAAAGGGAGGGAGCTGAATAGTTCTCTCTTGACCTTCACATCCTTCTGTAGATGATGACTTTCTACAGGTGCTTCTGCCTGGGGGGTGGGGACTATTCAGGTAACACTTTGGTTGCCCTGACAACACAAAGGGTGTCAGGGCTGCCACTTGT is part of the Peromyscus eremicus chromosome 6, PerEre_H2_v1, whole genome shotgun sequence genome and encodes:
- the LOC131912419 gene encoding vomeronasal type-2 receptor 1-like, which produces MVSRKRCLVLGFTVFLWVELYAQVGNETESKCRLLRKFNLTGYVEAKNHSVVIGGLFPIHSRTIPTDDSDGEPVSAMCEGFNFRGFRWMKAMIHTIKEINERTDILPNHTLGYQIFDSCYSISKTMETSLAFLTGQEEFQPNFRNSTGKYLVGIIGSGGSSLSVAASRILGLYYLPQVGYTSSCPILSDKFQFPSYFRVIPSDKIQSEAMVNLIKHFGWVWVGAIAADDDYGKYGVKSFREKMETANLCVAFSETIPKVYSNEKMKKAVNAIKSSTARVVVLFTTDIDLSPFVLEMIHHNITDRTWIASEAWITSALIAKPEYFPYFGGSIGFAVPRAVIPGLKEFLYDIHPSKDPNDTLTIEFWQTAFNCTWPNSSVPYNVDHRVNMTGKEDRLYDMSDQLCTGEEGLEDLNNTYLDISQLRITNNVKQAVYAMAYALDRLSRCDLDELDKKETQCSYMPDFEPRELLNYFKNLKFTTHDGREIKFDTNGDPESGYYDILNWQMDNAGEIAFVKIGEYKFQDTNFELIIPKNSTFYWNTESSRLPDSVCTKLCSPGTRKGIRQGQPICCFDCIPCPDGYVSEKPGQRECDPCGEDDWSNAQKSKCVPKEVEFLAYEEALGFTLVILSIFGALVVLAVIVVYVIHRHTPLVKANDRELSFLIQMSLVITLLSSMLFIGKPLNWSCMARQTTLALGFCLCLSSILGKTISLFFAYRISVSKTRLTSMHPIIRKLIVLICVLGEIGVCSAYLVLEPPRVYKNIEPQNVKIIFECNEGSIEFLCSIFGFDVLLALLCFLTTFVARQLPDNYYEGKCITFGMLVFFIVWISFVPAYLSTKGKFKVAVEIFAILASSYGLLGCIFLPKCFIILLRPKRNTEETVGGRVPTIDRSIQLTSASVSSELNNTTVSTVLDD